A section of the Streptomyces sp. NBC_00178 genome encodes:
- a CDS encoding oxidoreductase produces the protein MTEPHDGEIPDGLSAAELGMWQSFRNGTTYDLRSHDPVRDDPFSPHIWGPERSVGARTVARLLLSGPAARPGRVAALKLRGVRITGKLDLAGGRVSPYVELTGCRFEQEVVLPECHFTTLRMVGCAVPRLDAARLHTEGDLHLPRCRVERGIRLTDAQIGTDLLINQLFAGPDRRGRAFVGDGMSVAQDLQAEMIDTRGELSLRGAKVGGSLSLRGSRLRASDGRRALNAPQLSVERTLYMTEAWVSIETGNQGTTPPYGIARGGGPARGTRAQVFTCRGAVRLDDGRFGDAVDLHKARFVLTGREELSLRRIVTPELRFNAERPREGRVVLNGARVVTLIDVSTSWPGPGGLAMGGFVYENLVPYGHFPLSRRLEWVLAATPEYVPEPYERLATVLRNCGEDADAREVLLAKQRRRRETLPLAGRIWGYLQDWTVAYGYRPGRALVWMAVLWAAGAVAFSAYSPESIKGSEHPQWNPALYSLDLLVPVIDLGQDGYWLLEGGWQWTAAALVLLGWILATTVAAGASRLLRRG, from the coding sequence GTGACCGAGCCGCACGACGGCGAGATCCCGGACGGGCTCAGCGCGGCGGAGCTGGGCATGTGGCAGTCGTTCCGGAACGGCACGACCTACGATCTGCGGTCCCACGACCCGGTGCGCGACGATCCGTTCTCGCCGCACATCTGGGGGCCGGAGCGGAGCGTCGGCGCGAGGACCGTGGCGAGGCTGCTGCTCAGCGGGCCGGCGGCGCGGCCGGGACGGGTGGCCGCGCTGAAGCTCCGGGGCGTGCGCATCACGGGGAAGCTGGACCTGGCGGGCGGCCGCGTCTCGCCGTACGTCGAGTTGACGGGCTGCCGCTTCGAGCAGGAGGTGGTCCTGCCGGAGTGCCATTTCACGACCCTGCGGATGGTGGGCTGCGCGGTGCCGCGCCTGGACGCGGCGCGGCTGCACACGGAGGGCGACCTGCATCTGCCGCGCTGCCGCGTCGAGCGCGGCATCCGGCTGACGGACGCCCAGATCGGTACGGATCTGCTGATCAACCAGTTGTTCGCCGGTCCCGACCGGCGCGGTCGCGCCTTCGTCGGCGACGGTATGTCGGTGGCGCAGGACCTGCAGGCCGAGATGATCGACACGCGCGGGGAGCTGAGCCTGCGCGGGGCGAAGGTCGGCGGTTCGCTGAGCCTGCGCGGCAGCAGGCTGCGCGCCTCGGACGGGCGGCGGGCGCTGAACGCCCCGCAGCTGAGCGTGGAGCGGACGCTGTACATGACGGAGGCGTGGGTCAGCATCGAGACGGGGAACCAGGGCACCACACCGCCGTACGGCATCGCGCGCGGCGGCGGCCCGGCCCGCGGGACACGGGCGCAGGTCTTCACCTGCCGGGGGGCGGTGCGGCTGGACGACGGCCGGTTCGGGGACGCGGTGGACCTGCACAAGGCGCGCTTCGTCCTCACCGGCCGCGAGGAGCTCTCGCTGCGCCGGATCGTCACCCCCGAGCTGCGCTTCAACGCGGAGCGCCCCCGCGAGGGCCGGGTCGTGCTGAACGGCGCGCGGGTGGTGACGCTGATCGACGTGTCGACCAGCTGGCCGGGCCCGGGCGGGCTCGCGATGGGCGGCTTCGTCTACGAGAACCTCGTGCCGTACGGCCACTTCCCGCTGTCGAGGCGCCTGGAGTGGGTGCTGGCCGCGACCCCGGAGTACGTCCCGGAGCCGTACGAGCGCCTCGCGACGGTGCTGCGCAACTGCGGCGAGGACGCCGACGCCCGCGAGGTGCTGCTGGCCAAGCAGCGGCGCAGGCGCGAGACGCTCCCGCTCGCGGGCAGGATCTGGGGCTACCTGCAGGACTGGACGGTGGCCTACGGCTACCGTCCGGGCCGCGCCCTGGTGTGGATGGCCGTGCTGTGGGCCGCGGGGGCGGTGGCCTTCTCGGCGTACAGCCCGGAGTCGATCAAGGGGAGCGAGCATCCGCAGTGGAATCCCGCGCTCTACTCGCTGGACCTGCTGGTCCCGGTGATCGATCTCGGGCAGGACGGCTACTGGCTGCTGGAGGGCGGCTGGCAGTGGACGGCGGCGGCGCTGGTGCTGCTGGGGTGGATACTGGCCACGACGGTGGCGGCGGGGGCCTCCCGGCTCCTGCGGCGCGGCTGA
- a CDS encoding LON peptidase substrate-binding domain-containing protein: MTTARLPLFPLNAVLFPGLVLPLNVFEERYRAMMRELLAIDEDEPRRFVVVAIRDGREIAPTATGMPDTVSAAPPAERAPADGFGPDPLQTFHRVGCVADAAKIRERSDGSYEVLATGTTRVRLLSVDTSGPFLTAEVEELPEDPGPAEGDDEAADEAGALAEGVLRAFLSYQKRLAGASERSLTTGADLPDDPSVVSYLVAAAAVLDVPSKQRLLQAPDTATRLREELALLRKETAVIRHLPSLPAIDLTRAPTHPN; encoded by the coding sequence GTGACCACCGCTCGCCTGCCACTGTTCCCGCTGAACGCGGTGCTGTTCCCCGGCCTCGTGCTGCCGCTCAACGTCTTCGAGGAGCGTTATCGCGCCATGATGCGCGAACTGCTCGCGATCGACGAGGACGAACCGCGCCGGTTCGTGGTGGTCGCCATCCGCGACGGCCGCGAGATCGCGCCGACGGCCACCGGGATGCCGGACACCGTGTCCGCCGCGCCCCCCGCGGAACGCGCGCCGGCCGACGGTTTCGGACCCGATCCCCTCCAGACCTTCCACCGGGTCGGCTGCGTCGCCGACGCGGCGAAGATCCGCGAGCGCTCCGACGGCAGCTACGAGGTCCTGGCGACCGGCACCACGCGGGTCAGGCTGCTGTCCGTCGACACGAGCGGCCCGTTCCTGACGGCCGAGGTCGAGGAACTGCCCGAGGACCCGGGGCCCGCCGAGGGGGACGACGAGGCCGCGGACGAGGCCGGAGCCCTCGCCGAGGGGGTCCTGCGGGCCTTCCTCAGCTACCAGAAGCGGCTCGCGGGAGCGAGCGAGCGGTCCCTGACGACCGGCGCGGACCTGCCCGACGACCCGTCCGTGGTGTCCTACCTCGTGGCCGCCGCCGCCGTCCTGGACGTGCCGTCGAAGCAGCGGCTCCTCCAGGCGCCGGACACCGCGACCCGGCTGCGCGAGGAGCTGGCGCTGCTGCGCAAGGAGACGGCGGTCATCCGGCACCTGCCGTCGCTGCCCGCGATCGACCTGACCCGCGCCCCCACGCACCCCAACTGA
- the ybaK gene encoding Cys-tRNA(Pro) deacylase: MAKKSRKQQSGGTPATVALTSAGTAFTVHSYDHDPSSPSYGEEAAEALGVAPDRVFKTLVADVDGELVVAVVPVAGSLDLKALASAVGGKRAAMADPAAAERTTGYVRGGISPLGQRKRLRTVLDASAGAHPTICVSAGRRGLEVELSPSDLAALTGAALAPIGRG; this comes from the coding sequence GTGGCGAAGAAGTCCAGGAAGCAGCAGTCCGGCGGAACCCCGGCCACGGTCGCCCTGACCTCGGCCGGCACCGCCTTCACGGTCCACTCCTACGACCACGACCCGTCGTCGCCGTCCTACGGCGAGGAGGCGGCCGAGGCCCTCGGGGTCGCGCCCGACCGGGTGTTCAAGACCCTGGTCGCCGACGTGGACGGTGAGCTGGTCGTCGCCGTCGTCCCGGTCGCCGGCTCCCTGGACCTCAAGGCCCTGGCCTCGGCGGTGGGCGGCAAGCGGGCGGCCATGGCCGACCCCGCCGCGGCGGAACGCACGACGGGCTACGTACGGGGCGGGATCTCCCCGCTGGGCCAGCGCAAGCGGCTGCGGACGGTGCTCGACGCGTCGGCCGGGGCGCACCCGACCATCTGCGTCTCGGCGGGCCGCCGAGGCCTGGAGGTCGAGCTGTCGCCGTCGGACCTGGCGGCCCTGACGGGCGCCGCCCTGGCCCCGATCGGCCGCGGCTGA
- a CDS encoding ABC transporter permease: MTAPLTPPHQPQPHDPWQDPPSGSHAVPGEKPEASERRGELRQGAVIAVVLTAAGVALGLLWLLLAPRVPLVSDETAVFLKNSEGEQAIGADGTFVLLALAFGLVSAVAVFLFRRRGGIPLVVGLALGGLLGSLLAWGIGTWFGPTSDVVAHAKEVGKGVTFDAPLELHAVGAAVLAWPIAAMIVHLGLTALFGPRDPEPEWGVPHGEPSPAAQDPSASTAAGPASAFGPGPVSPDPDHGGTPGQWPERS, encoded by the coding sequence GTGACAGCACCGTTGACGCCGCCGCACCAGCCCCAGCCCCACGACCCGTGGCAGGATCCGCCGTCGGGGTCCCACGCCGTGCCCGGCGAGAAGCCGGAGGCGTCCGAGCGGCGCGGCGAGCTGCGGCAGGGGGCCGTGATCGCCGTGGTGCTGACGGCCGCCGGTGTCGCCCTCGGGCTGCTGTGGCTGCTGCTGGCGCCCCGGGTGCCCCTGGTCTCCGACGAGACGGCGGTGTTCCTGAAGAACAGCGAGGGCGAGCAGGCCATCGGTGCCGACGGCACGTTCGTCCTGCTGGCCCTGGCCTTCGGCCTGGTGTCGGCCGTCGCCGTCTTCCTCTTCCGCCGGCGCGGAGGGATCCCGCTGGTGGTGGGGCTTGCCCTGGGCGGCCTGCTCGGCTCCCTGCTCGCGTGGGGGATCGGCACCTGGTTCGGGCCGACGTCGGACGTGGTCGCCCACGCCAAGGAGGTCGGCAAGGGCGTCACCTTCGACGCTCCCCTCGAACTGCACGCGGTGGGGGCGGCGGTACTCGCCTGGCCCATCGCGGCGATGATCGTGCACCTCGGGCTGACGGCACTGTTCGGCCCCAGGGACCCCGAGCCCGAATGGGGCGTGCCCCACGGTGAGCCGTCACCGGCCGCGCAGGACCCTTCGGCATCGACCGCCGCCGGGCCCGCGTCGGCCTTCGGTCCGGGCCCTGTGAGCCCCGATCCCGACCACGGCGGTACGCCGGGACAGTGGCCCGAGCGCTCCTGA
- a CDS encoding ABC transporter permease: protein MTSIVPTESAKTTGPKTTGPKTKGPASAAPKVRTPGVRTGGAARTAPAALAPRARLLPSLAAVYRAQLSRARVARIPLLFVATFQSIGIMVLMRGVVDGGSEARAVVAGSSVLVVAFVALNLLAQYFGRLRADGGLDHYATLPVPPAAVVLGAAGAYASFTVPGTIVTAVAGSALFGLPMTHLWVLVLVIPLSGAALSGLGAALGLLAPRQELATLLGQLGMSAALLLGVLPAERLPGPVGWARDLLPSTYGVEALSRSFDAHPDWAVVGLDLAVCAAVGVLSLAVATWAYRRAAVR, encoded by the coding sequence GTGACGAGCATCGTTCCCACGGAGTCCGCGAAGACGACGGGACCGAAGACGACGGGACCGAAGACGAAGGGACCGGCGTCGGCGGCGCCGAAGGTGCGGACCCCCGGCGTACGGACCGGCGGCGCCGCCCGCACCGCGCCCGCCGCCCTCGCGCCGAGGGCCAGGCTGCTGCCCTCGCTCGCGGCCGTCTACCGCGCGCAGCTCTCGCGGGCGCGGGTCGCCCGGATCCCGCTGCTGTTCGTCGCGACGTTCCAGTCCATCGGGATCATGGTGCTGATGCGCGGGGTCGTCGACGGCGGTTCCGAGGCGCGGGCCGTGGTCGCGGGATCGAGCGTCCTGGTCGTGGCCTTCGTCGCGCTGAACCTGCTCGCCCAGTACTTCGGCCGGCTCCGGGCCGACGGCGGCCTCGACCACTACGCCACCCTGCCGGTGCCGCCCGCCGCGGTCGTGCTGGGGGCGGCGGGCGCGTACGCCTCGTTCACGGTGCCCGGCACCATCGTCACGGCGGTGGCGGGAAGCGCGCTGTTCGGCTTGCCCATGACCCACCTCTGGGTCCTCGTCCTGGTCATCCCGCTCTCGGGCGCCGCCCTCTCGGGGCTGGGCGCGGCGCTGGGCCTGCTGGCCCCGAGGCAGGAGCTGGCGACGCTCCTCGGACAGCTGGGCATGTCCGCCGCGCTGCTGCTGGGCGTGCTGCCGGCCGAGCGGCTGCCCGGCCCCGTCGGCTGGGCGCGGGACCTGCTGCCGTCGACGTACGGCGTCGAGGCGCTGTCCCGCTCCTTCGACGCCCACCCCGACTGGGCCGTCGTCGGCCTGGACCTCGCGGTGTGCGCGGCCGTCGGCGTGCTGTCCCTGGCCGTCGCCACCTGGGCGTACCGCAGGGCGGCCGTGCGCTGA
- a CDS encoding ABC transporter ATP-binding protein: protein MCAVRDLVKTYPAVRARRGRAATPEVRATDGVGLDVRRGEIFGLLGPNGAGKTTLVRQLTGLMRPDSGSVEVLGHDLVRHPERASRLIGYLGQESTALDELTVSLAAETTGRLRGLPAREARAARDGVLEELGLTALAGRPLNKLSGGQRRLACFAAALVGERPVLVLDEPTTGMDPVARRAVWSAVDRRRAENGTTVLLVTHNVIEAETVLDRVAVMERGKVIACDTPAGLKERVAGEVRVELVWRERAPLEVPEVAALRASAQESGRRWVLRLGPDEARAAVAAVTGGAAFSSLDDFTLATPSLEDVYLALGGDAARATEGLVKA, encoded by the coding sequence GTGTGCGCGGTGCGTGATCTGGTGAAGACCTATCCCGCCGTCCGCGCCCGGCGGGGCCGCGCCGCCACCCCCGAGGTGCGCGCCACCGACGGCGTCGGTCTCGACGTCCGGCGCGGCGAGATCTTCGGCCTGCTCGGGCCCAACGGCGCGGGCAAGACCACGCTCGTACGCCAGCTCACCGGGCTGATGCGACCGGACTCCGGGAGCGTCGAGGTGCTGGGTCACGACCTCGTGCGCCACCCCGAGCGTGCGTCACGGCTCATCGGCTACCTCGGACAGGAGTCCACCGCCCTCGACGAGCTGACCGTGTCGCTCGCCGCCGAGACCACGGGGCGGCTCAGGGGCCTTCCGGCGCGTGAGGCGCGGGCCGCGCGCGACGGCGTGCTGGAGGAGCTGGGGCTGACCGCGCTCGCCGGGCGCCCGCTGAACAAGCTGTCCGGCGGCCAGCGGCGGCTCGCCTGCTTCGCCGCGGCGCTGGTCGGCGAGCGGCCCGTCCTGGTGCTGGACGAGCCGACGACCGGGATGGACCCCGTGGCCCGTCGCGCCGTCTGGTCCGCCGTGGACCGGCGCCGGGCGGAGAACGGCACGACGGTGCTGCTCGTCACCCACAACGTCATCGAGGCGGAGACGGTCCTGGACCGGGTCGCCGTCATGGAACGCGGCAAGGTCATCGCCTGCGACACCCCGGCCGGGCTCAAGGAGCGGGTCGCCGGAGAGGTCCGGGTCGAACTCGTGTGGCGCGAGCGCGCGCCGCTGGAGGTCCCCGAGGTCGCCGCGCTGCGCGCCTCGGCTCAGGAGTCCGGGCGCCGCTGGGTGCTGAGGCTGGGGCCGGACGAGGCACGGGCCGCGGTGGCCGCGGTGACCGGCGGGGCCGCGTTCTCCTCGCTGGACGACTTCACCCTGGCCACACCCAGCCTGGAGGACGTCTATCTGGCGCTCGGCGGCGACGCGGCCAGGGCCACCGAGGGACTGGTGAAGGCGTGA
- a CDS encoding NYN domain-containing protein has protein sequence MERVDRCVVLVDAGYLLGAAASLLAGEPARSRITVDHTALIQGLRERAEADTEQPLLRIYWFDGAPDRVPQPEHRRLRVMPRVTVRLGALTRSDGRWAQKGVDAAMHAELTELARNRACSDVVLVTGDGDLLPGLMSAKEHGVAVHLWAVQAADGDYNQSEDLVAEADERRVLDRAWITKAVRAKETGGICAPPPAPRPEIAAILSAPLPEAALAASAERASEAQAAARNGAAAADGTAAPHTQPPPGHKGVPTPKDLASLRAPVPQATHHSVQSPVGNATLRWSSDRGWVERGGPLGEPSETASLPTLAQVTSAEQRWADREEDITTVGGDPFEVGQVFARRWMERLPETVHLQKLSTMYPRIPHRIDGELLRYAARFGLLAHKDDQIDEHDRYAIRAGFWREIDVRAAAEHAPAAD, from the coding sequence GTGGAACGCGTGGACCGTTGCGTCGTCCTGGTGGACGCCGGCTACCTGCTGGGCGCAGCCGCGAGTCTGCTGGCCGGAGAACCCGCCCGTTCCCGCATCACCGTGGACCACACGGCGCTGATCCAGGGCCTGCGTGAGCGGGCCGAGGCCGACACGGAACAGCCGCTGCTGCGCATCTACTGGTTCGACGGCGCCCCCGACCGCGTGCCGCAGCCCGAACACCGCCGGCTGCGCGTCATGCCCCGGGTCACGGTCCGGCTCGGGGCCCTCACCCGGAGTGACGGACGATGGGCGCAGAAGGGCGTCGACGCGGCGATGCACGCCGAGCTCACCGAGCTGGCCAGAAACCGCGCCTGCTCCGACGTGGTGCTCGTGACCGGCGACGGAGACCTGCTGCCGGGGCTCATGTCCGCGAAGGAACACGGTGTCGCCGTCCACCTGTGGGCCGTCCAGGCGGCCGACGGCGACTACAACCAGTCGGAGGACCTGGTCGCGGAGGCCGACGAGCGGCGGGTGCTCGACCGCGCCTGGATCACCAAGGCCGTACGCGCCAAGGAGACGGGCGGAATCTGCGCGCCACCGCCGGCACCCCGTCCCGAGATCGCGGCGATCCTCTCCGCGCCGCTGCCCGAGGCCGCGCTCGCCGCCTCGGCCGAGCGCGCGTCGGAGGCACAGGCCGCGGCCCGCAACGGCGCCGCCGCGGCGGACGGGACGGCCGCACCCCACACCCAGCCCCCGCCCGGCCACAAAGGCGTCCCGACCCCCAAGGACCTCGCGAGCCTGCGCGCGCCCGTGCCGCAGGCCACGCACCACTCCGTCCAGTCGCCCGTCGGCAACGCCACCCTGCGCTGGTCGTCGGACAGGGGCTGGGTGGAGCGCGGAGGCCCTCTGGGGGAGCCGTCCGAGACCGCGTCCCTGCCGACCCTGGCCCAGGTCACCAGCGCCGAGCAGCGCTGGGCGGACCGCGAGGAGGACATCACCACCGTCGGCGGGGACCCCTTCGAGGTCGGCCAGGTCTTCGCCCGGCGCTGGATGGAACGCCTCCCGGAGACGGTCCACCTGCAGAAACTCTCCACCATGTACCCGCGCATCCCGCACCGCATCGACGGCGAGCTCCTGCGGTACGCGGCACGCTTCGGGCTCCTCGCGCACAAGGACGACCAGATCGACGAGCACGACCGCTACGCCATCCGGGCCGGGTTCTGGCGGGAGATCGACGTGCGGGCGGCGGCCGAACACGCTCCCGCGGCGGACTGA
- the dnaE gene encoding DNA polymerase III subunit alpha, which translates to MSKPPFTHLHVHTQYSLLDGAARLKDMFEACNDMGMSHIAMTDHGNLHGAYDFFHSAKKAGVTPIIGIEAYVAPESRKHKRKIQWGQPHQKRDDVSGSGGYTHKTIWAANSTGLHNLFKLSSDAYAEGWLQKWPRMDKETISQWSEGLIASTGCPSGEVQTRLRLGQFDEAVQAASDYKDIFGEGRYFLELMDHGIEIERRVRDGLLEIGRKLGIPPLVTNDSHYTYANEATAHDALLCIQTGKNLSDPDRFRFDGTGYYLKTTDEMYGVDSSDAWQEGCANTLLVAQQIDTAGMFEKRDLMPKFEIPEGFTEVTWFQEEVRVGMGRRYPGGVPEDRQKQAEYEMDIIIQMGFPGYFLVVADFIMWAKNNGIAVGPGRGSAAGSIVAYAMGITDLDPITHGLIFERFLNPERVSMPDVDIDFDERRRVEVIRYVTEKYGADKVAMIGTYGKIKAKNAIKDSARVLGYPYAMGDRLTKAMPADVLGKGIDLSGITDPKHPRYSEAGEIRGMYENEPDVQKVIDTAKGVEGLVRQMGVHAAGVIMSSEPIVDHAPVWVRHTDGVTITQWDYPQCESLGLLKMDFLGLRNLTIMDDAIKMVKANKGVELEMLALPLDDPKTYELLCRGDTLGVFQFDGGPMRSLLRQMQPDNFEDISAVSALYRPGPMGMNSHTNYAERKNARQEITPIHPELEEPLKEVLGLTYGLIVYQEQVQKAAQIVAGYSLGEADILRRVMGKKKADELAKNFVLFEAGAKKNGFSDAAIKALWDVLVPFAGYAFNKAHSSAYGLVTYWTAYLKANYPAEYMAALLTSVKDDKDKSAVYLNECRRMGIKVLPPNVNESESNFAAQGDDVILFGLTAVRNVGQNVVDSIIRCRKAKGKYSTFPDFLDKVEAVVCNKRTVESLIKAGAFDEMGHTRKGLVAHHEPMIDNVVQVKRKEAEGQFDLFGGMGDETSDEPGFGLDVEFSDIEWEKSYLLAQEREMLGLYVSDHPLFGLEHVLSDKSDAAISQLTGGEHSDGAIVTVGGIISGLQRKMTKQGNAWAIATVEDLAGSIECMFFPATYQLVSTQLVEDTVVFVKGRLDKREDVPRLVAMEMQVPDISNAGSNAPVVLTIPTVRVTPPMVSRLGEVLSNHRGDTEVRIRLQGPRKTTVLRLDRHRVKPDPALFGDLKVLLGPSCLAG; encoded by the coding sequence GTGAGCAAGCCGCCCTTCACGCACCTGCACGTCCACACCCAGTACTCGCTGCTGGACGGTGCCGCGCGGCTCAAGGACATGTTCGAGGCGTGCAACGACATGGGCATGTCGCACATCGCCATGACCGACCACGGCAATCTCCACGGGGCGTACGACTTCTTCCACTCGGCGAAGAAGGCCGGGGTGACGCCGATCATCGGGATCGAGGCCTACGTCGCGCCCGAGTCGCGCAAGCACAAGCGCAAGATCCAGTGGGGCCAGCCGCACCAGAAGCGCGATGACGTCTCGGGTTCCGGCGGCTACACCCACAAGACGATCTGGGCGGCGAACAGCACCGGCCTGCACAACCTCTTCAAGCTCTCCTCGGACGCGTACGCCGAGGGCTGGCTGCAGAAGTGGCCCCGCATGGACAAGGAGACCATCTCGCAGTGGTCCGAGGGCCTCATCGCGTCCACGGGGTGCCCCTCCGGCGAGGTGCAGACGCGGCTGCGGCTCGGGCAGTTCGACGAGGCGGTCCAGGCCGCGTCCGACTACAAGGACATCTTCGGCGAGGGCCGGTACTTCCTGGAGCTGATGGACCACGGCATCGAGATCGAGCGCCGCGTCCGCGACGGGCTCCTGGAGATCGGCAGGAAGCTCGGCATCCCGCCGCTCGTGACGAACGACTCGCACTACACCTACGCGAACGAGGCGACCGCGCACGACGCCCTTCTCTGCATCCAGACCGGCAAGAACCTCTCCGACCCGGACCGTTTCCGCTTCGACGGCACGGGCTACTACCTCAAGACGACGGACGAGATGTACGGCGTCGACTCCTCGGACGCCTGGCAGGAGGGCTGCGCCAACACCCTGCTGGTCGCGCAGCAGATCGACACCGCGGGCATGTTCGAGAAGCGCGACCTCATGCCGAAGTTCGAGATCCCCGAGGGCTTCACCGAGGTCACCTGGTTCCAGGAGGAGGTCCGGGTCGGCATGGGCCGCCGCTACCCGGGCGGTGTCCCCGAGGACCGGCAGAAGCAGGCCGAGTACGAGATGGACATCATCATCCAGATGGGGTTCCCGGGGTACTTCCTCGTCGTCGCCGACTTCATCATGTGGGCCAAGAACAACGGCATCGCGGTCGGCCCCGGCCGAGGCTCCGCCGCCGGCTCGATCGTCGCGTACGCCATGGGGATCACCGACCTCGACCCGATCACGCACGGACTGATCTTCGAGCGGTTCCTCAACCCCGAGCGCGTGTCCATGCCCGACGTCGACATCGACTTCGACGAGCGCAGGCGCGTCGAGGTCATCCGCTACGTGACCGAGAAGTACGGCGCCGACAAGGTCGCCATGATCGGCACCTACGGCAAGATCAAGGCCAAGAACGCGATCAAGGACTCCGCGCGCGTCCTCGGCTACCCGTACGCGATGGGCGACCGGCTCACCAAGGCCATGCCCGCCGACGTCCTCGGCAAGGGCATCGACCTCAGCGGCATCACCGACCCGAAGCACCCGCGCTACAGCGAGGCGGGCGAGATCCGGGGGATGTACGAGAACGAGCCGGACGTCCAGAAGGTCATCGACACCGCCAAGGGCGTCGAGGGCCTCGTCCGGCAGATGGGTGTGCACGCGGCCGGCGTGATCATGTCCAGCGAGCCGATCGTCGACCACGCCCCGGTCTGGGTCCGGCACACCGACGGCGTCACCATCACGCAGTGGGACTACCCGCAGTGCGAGTCGCTCGGCCTGCTGAAGATGGACTTCCTCGGCCTGCGCAACCTGACGATCATGGACGACGCCATCAAGATGGTGAAGGCCAACAAGGGCGTCGAGCTGGAGATGCTCGCCCTGCCGCTGGACGACCCGAAGACCTACGAGCTGCTCTGCCGCGGCGACACGCTCGGGGTGTTCCAGTTCGACGGCGGGCCCATGCGCTCGCTGCTGCGCCAGATGCAGCCTGACAACTTCGAGGACATCTCCGCCGTCTCGGCCCTCTACCGGCCGGGCCCGATGGGCATGAACTCGCACACGAACTACGCCGAGCGCAAGAACGCCCGGCAGGAGATCACCCCGATCCACCCGGAGCTGGAGGAGCCGCTCAAGGAGGTCCTCGGGCTCACCTACGGCCTGATCGTGTACCAGGAGCAGGTGCAGAAGGCCGCCCAGATCGTCGCCGGCTACTCGCTCGGCGAGGCCGACATCCTGCGCCGCGTGATGGGCAAGAAGAAGGCCGACGAGCTGGCGAAGAACTTCGTCCTCTTCGAGGCCGGTGCCAAGAAGAACGGCTTCTCCGACGCGGCCATCAAGGCGCTGTGGGACGTCCTGGTGCCGTTCGCCGGATACGCGTTCAACAAGGCCCACTCCTCGGCGTACGGCCTGGTCACCTACTGGACCGCCTACCTCAAGGCGAACTACCCCGCCGAGTACATGGCGGCCCTGCTCACGTCCGTGAAGGACGACAAGGACAAGTCGGCGGTCTACCTCAACGAGTGCCGGCGCATGGGCATCAAGGTGCTCCCGCCCAACGTCAACGAGTCCGAGTCGAACTTCGCCGCCCAGGGTGACGACGTGATCCTCTTCGGGCTGACCGCGGTCCGCAACGTCGGGCAGAACGTGGTGGACTCGATCATCAGGTGCCGCAAGGCGAAGGGGAAGTACTCCACGTTCCCGGACTTCCTCGACAAGGTCGAGGCGGTCGTCTGCAACAAGCGGACCGTCGAGTCGCTCATCAAGGCCGGCGCCTTCGACGAGATGGGGCACACCCGCAAGGGGCTCGTCGCCCACCACGAACCGATGATCGACAACGTGGTGCAGGTCAAGCGCAAGGAGGCCGAGGGGCAGTTCGACCTCTTCGGCGGCATGGGGGACGAGACGAGCGACGAGCCGGGCTTCGGCCTCGACGTCGAGTTCTCCGACATCGAGTGGGAGAAGTCCTACCTGCTCGCGCAGGAACGCGAGATGCTCGGCCTCTACGTCTCCGACCACCCGCTCTTCGGGCTGGAGCACGTCCTGTCCGACAAGTCGGACGCGGCGATCTCGCAGCTCACCGGCGGGGAGCACTCCGACGGCGCGATCGTCACCGTGGGCGGCATCATCTCCGGCCTCCAGCGCAAGATGACCAAGCAGGGCAACGCCTGGGCCATCGCCACGGTCGAGGACCTCGCGGGCTCCATCGAGTGCATGTTCTTCCCCGCCACCTACCAGCTGGTCTCCACCCAGCTCGTCGAGGACACCGTCGTCTTCGTCAAGGGCCGCCTGGACAAGCGCGAGGACGTGCCGCGCCTCGTCGCGATGGAGATGCAGGTCCCCGACATCTCCAACGCCGGGTCCAACGCACCCGTCGTGCTGACCATCCCCACGGTCAGGGTCACCCCGCCCATGGTCAGCCGGCTCGGCGAGGTCCTCAGCAACCACCGGGGCGACACCGAGGTGCGCATCAGGCTCCAGGGCCCGCGCAAGACCACCGTGCTCCGGCTCGACCGGCACCGGGTCAAGCCCGACCCGGCCCTCTTCGGCGACCTCAAGGTGCTCCTCGGCCCGTCCTGCCTGGCCGGCTGA